The Monodelphis domestica isolate mMonDom1 chromosome 7, mMonDom1.pri, whole genome shotgun sequence genome window below encodes:
- the RPS2 gene encoding 40S ribosomal protein S2, with the protein MADDAGAAGGAGGPGGPGVGGRGGFRGGFGSGGRGRGRGRGRGRGRGRGARGGKAEDKEWVPVTKLGRLVKDMKIKSLEEIYLFSLPIKESEIIDFFLGPSLKDEVLKIMPVQKQTRAGQRTRFKAFVAIGDYNGHVGLGVKCSKEVATAIRGAIILAKLSIVPVRRGYWGNKIGKPHTVPCKVTGRCGSVLVRLIPAPRGTGIVSAPVPKKLLMMAGIDDCYTSARGCTATLGNFAKATFDAISKTYSYLTPDLWKETVFTKSPYQEFTDHLVKTHTRVSVQRTQAAAVATT; encoded by the exons atgGCGGACGACGCCGGTGCTGCGGGAGGAGCGGGAGGCCCCGGGGGCCCTGGAGTCGGAGGCCGAGGTGGTTTCCGCGGTGGCTTCGGCAGCGGGGGCCGAGGTCGTGGTCGGGGCCGTGGGCGAGGCCGGGGTCGTGGCCGTGGGGCCCGGGGAGGAAAGGCCGAAGACAAGGAG TGGGTTCCTGTCACTAAGCTGGGACGGCTGGTCAAGGATATGAAGATCAAGTCTTTGGAAGAGAtctatcttttctcccttcctatcAAG GAGTCTGAGATCATAGATTTCTTCCTGGGGCCCTCATTGAAGGATGAGGTTCTGAAGATCATGCCTGTTCAGAAACAGACCAGAGCTGGACAACGTACCAGGTTTAAG GCTTTTGTAGCCATTGGTGACTACAATGGCCATGTTGGCTTGGGTGTCAAGTGCTCCAAGGAAGTGGCCACAGCTATTCGTGGTGCTATTATTCTGGCCAAGCTGTCCATTGTTCCTGTGAGACGTGGCTACTGGGGAAACAAGATTGGCAAGCCTCACACAGTGCCCTGTAAG GTCACTGGTCGTTGTGGATCAGTTCTGGTGCGCTTGATCCCAGCCCCCAGAGGTACTGGCATTGTCTCGGCTCCTGTACCTAAAAAACTGCTGATGATGGCTGGAATTGATGATTGCTACACTTCTGCTAGGGGCTGTACTGCTACTCTGGGCAACTTTG CCAAAGCTACTTTTGATGCCATCTCCAAAACATACAGCTACCTAACCCCAGACCTGTGGAAAGAGACTGTTTTCACCAAGTCTCCCTATCAG gaatTCACTGACCATCTTGTAAAGACTCACACTCGAGTGTCTGTCCAGAGGACCCAAGCAGCTGCTGTGGCCAccacataa